The sequence ATCAGGCCGAGGGACTCCTCCACATCGGTGCCGGAGAGCAGCATGGTAGTGATCTCCTGCCCGACGGCGAGCCATCGTTCCCGGGTCCGGGCCTCGTCGTAGAGGCGTGCGTTCTGCACGGCGATCGCTGCCGCCGCAGCGAGCATCCGGACCTGGTCTGCCTGCTCGGCGAGGAACGGGCTGTCCCGCCCGGTGAGGGTGAGATTCCCGTAGGTCGCCTCCCGCAGCAGAACCGGGACCTCCAGGTACGCCCCGCGTCCAGCGGTCGATACCGGTTCCGGGTTGCCTTCGGTGTCCACGAACATCTCCACGTCACCCGAGGGGTCGATGATCGTGATCGCGGCATAGCTGGCACCGGTCAGGTCGCTGCTGGCTCGCACGAGGTTGCGCAGCGCTTCTCGGAGGTCCAGGTGCGAGGTGACCGTCAGGATGGCCTCGAGCACAGGGGCGCTCATCCCGGTCCGCTCACCGTTGCGAGCGCCGCTCGGCCAGCCATGCGTCCAGCTCCGCGTTCGCCTGGCGGCGCCACTCCTTGATCTCCTTCGCCCAGCGCGGGTACAGCGCCAAGGGGACCGGCAGGAAGGCGAGGATGAAGTACAGGGACGGCAGGCACAGCAGCAGGAAGATCACACCACCCACGGCCGTGACCTCGGGTGTCCGGATGCTGGCCATGACTGCAGCATCAAGCATCATCAGCGCGAAGGTCGGCGCCCCGAGCAGCACGCACCGCTCCAGCTGCCAGCTCCCGACGAGTGTCTCCGGCATCCAGAACCGAGCCGCCGCCGATCGTCCCCGCCACGCCCATACCGTCACGCCGAGCAGGGCCAGGGCGGCGACTGCCACCACCAGCGCGAGGAGATGCTGCTGCGTCATCCCTCGATTCTGCCAGGGCCGCGGGAACCAGGCCGCGGGCCGGGTGGCGGCAGTCTGGGGTCGTGATGGTTTCATGGTCGACGGCGGTGCTCGCCGGGCCTGCAGCGGCTCGCCGTGGCGGCGGGTCGTCTTCGGGTTCCAGGTAAGTACGTCCCCGCTGTGCGATACTGCTTGCGGTGACCGGCTCGACCGTACCTGCCGGTATCACCCAGCGACATCAGCAAAGGTAGTTGGGGTTGCGGAACACGCGCCGCCGAGAGGCTCGGCGCGGTCCGGGGCCGACCACCCGGCGAACGTGCCCACATGGCACGTGATGACGTTGGCAGAGGGTCAACGCGAGCACTCGCGAGGCCGGAGCATGAGGACTTGATGACCATGGAGGCCCGCACGGGCCGTGAAATCGCTGCTGAGCGCCAGGTGGGTATGGCTGGGGCTCGGTGGCACCCGGGAGTACCCCCGTGTCAGAAGAACAGAACACCGCAGAAGCAGCAGCGCAGGATGCTCAGGCGCAGTCGGCGCCGAGAGCTCGACGGTCCCGGCGGGCCACCGCACCAGTGACTGCACCCGAACCCGCGGCGACCGCCCCGGAACCCGGGGCGACCGCGCCGCCGGAGACAGCCGCTGAGCAGTCCGGTCACACTGCGGACTCCTCGGCCGCCGGCCACGAACAGGGTGCGGCCGCCGAGTCCGCACTGGTGGAAACCCCGGTGCAGGAGGCCGCAGCACCCGCCCGGACCACCCGGAGCCGCCGCTCCAGCCGGCCACGCCGCGCCACTGCGGAGGCGAGTGCGCCGCAGAGCGAGCCCACCGGTTCTGATGCCGCAACAACTTCAGCGGCCGAGCGGGACGCGGGGCATCCTCCTGCGGACGTGGCCGACGCCGTCGAGACCGCTGCGCAGACCACTCCGCCGGAGAGCGCCGACGAGCCCCAGAACGCGAAGAAGCGCCGGCGTAGCACCAAGGCCAAGGCCGCCGAAGAGATGGCGCCGTCGCTGGACGTGTTCGCAGCGTTCGGCGTGCAGCCGGACACCGAGCCGGCACCAGCGCGGGACGGATCCGCCGAGGAGTTGGCGATCGACATCGACCTGCCCGAGCGGGAGACCGAGGACTCCGACGAGGACAGCACCGACGAGACCGACGAGGAGGAGTCCGAGGACGACGCACCACGGTTGCCGGCGACGGCGCTGCTGTTCCAGGCTCCGGACATCACCGGCTCACGTCGCCGCGGACCACGATCGACCGGGTCGGAGGAATCCGGTGCCCAGTCCACCGGCGCCACCGCCAGCCAGGGGGACGACTCCGACGGTGACGCCGAGGACGGCGGCGACGGCTCGACCTCCACCGGCGATGACAGCGGCTCCTCCGGGGCCGGTAAGCGTCGTCGCCGGCGCGGTGGCCGCGGCCGGCGGAAGAGCCCCGGCTCCGGGGACGGCAACGACGCCAACGACGGCGACGCCGCTCACGACAGCGACGGCACCAGCGGTGAGTCGAGCGGCTCCACTGCCGCCGACGAGCAGTCCGCCAAGGACGCTGGCAAAGAGCCAGGCAAGGGCGGCCAGGCGGGCAAGGCCGAGAAGAAGGACACAGCGAGCGCGGAGAGCAGCGCCGACTCCGGTGGCGGCGACTCGACGGAGGAGTCGAACGGGAGTAGCTCCCGTCGGCGTCGCCGCCGGCGGGGCGGCCGGGGGTCGCGCAGTGAGAACGGTGGCTCCGGTGGCGATGAGGTCACCGCACTGAAGGGCTCCACCCGGCTGGAGGCCAAACGGCAGCGCCGTAAGGAAGGGCGGAACGCCAACCGGCGCCGTTCGGTGATCACCGAGGCCGAGTTCCTCGCGCGCCGCGAGTCGGTGGAACGCAGCATGGTGGTGCGAGCCCGCGACGGCAAGACCCAGATCGCGGTGCTCGAGGACGATGTCCTGGTCGAGCACTATGTGGCGCGCAAGTCGCAGACGTCGATGGTCGGCAATGTGTACCTGGGCCGGGTGCAGAACGTGCTGCCGTCGATGGAGGCGGCATTCGTGGACCTGGGCAAGGGCCGCAACGCGGTGCTCTACGCCGGTGAGGTGAACTGGGACGCCGCCGGCCTCGAGGGTCAGCCGCGCCGGATCGAAGAGGCGCTGCACTCCGGCGACTCCATCCTGGTGCAGGTCACGAAGGACCCGATCGGACACAAGGGGGCCCGGCTCACCGCACAGGTGACCCTGGCCGGCCGATACCTGGTGCTGGTGCCCTCCGGGGCGATGACCGGTATCTCCCGCAAGCTCCCGGACACGGAGCGGGCCCGGCTGAAGAAGCTGCTCAAGGAGATCGTCCCGGACGGGCAGGGCGTGATCGTGCGCACCGCCGCCGAAGGTGCCAGCGAGGAGGAACTGCGCCTGGACGTGGACCGGCTGACCAAGCAGTGGGCCGATATCCAGACCAAGGTGGGCCGCAAGTCCACCTCGGCACCGACGCTGCTCAAGGGTGAACCCGAACTGGCCACCCGGGTGGTGCGGGATGTGTTCAACGAGGACTTCAAGTCGCTGGTGGTCTCCGGTGTAGAGGCCTGGCGCACGATCTCGGGCTATATCGAGAGCGTCGCACCGGACCTGACCGACCGGATCAGCGAGTGGACCGAGGAGAAGGACGTCTTCGCCAGTCACCGGATCGACGAGCAGCTGGCGAAGGCGATGGACCGCAAGGTGTTCCTACCCTCCGGTGGTTCGCTGGTGATCGACCGCACCGAGGCAATGACCGTGGTGGACGTGAACACTGGCAAGTTCACCGGATCCGGTGGCACGCTGGAGGAGACGGTCACCCGGAACAACCTGGAGGCGGCTGAGGAGATCGTCCGCCAGCTCCGGCTCCGGGATATCGGCGGCATCATCGTGATCGACTTCATCGACATGGTGCTGGAGGCGAACCGGGATCTGGTGCTGCGCCGTCTCACCGAGTGCCTCGGCCGGGACCGTACCCGCCACCAGGTAGCCGAGGTGACGTCCCTCGGCCTGGTGCAGATGACCCGTAAGCGGGTCGGCCAGGGCCTGGTGGAGGCGTTCAGCGAGAACTGCGAGCACTGCAACGGCCGCGGCATCATCGTGCACTCCGAACCGGTCGAGTCCCGCTCCGGCGGCTCCGAGGCCGGTGCAGGGTCGGACGGATCTCGTTCTGGTCGGCGGCGCAAGTCCAAGAGCGAGGCGAAGGCAACGGCCACCCCGGCCGAACCCGAGGTGGACGACGAGCAGCGGGCGCAGGTGAAGGCCACCCTGGCCACGATCGCCGCGGCTGCAGCACATGCGCACGAGAGCGAAGAAGCGAAGGTGGACGCGCCGCCGTCGCCGACGGCTGAGGGTGCGGACACTGACGGCGGGCGCCCTGCGACTCCTGCGGCTGATGAGGCCGTACGCACCGATGATGCGGCTCCGGCAGCCTCCAGCGAGCCCCGCGGTGCTGACCAGCCTCAGCAGGCGGGGCCGGACCAGGGCGCTGAGGCGCGGAACGAGGAGCCGGACCAGGGCGCTGACCAAGCGCGGAGCGCAGCGCCGGCACAGGGCGCCGACCAGGCGCCGAGCGCAGCGCCGGACCAGGCGTCAACCCCGGAGGCGGAGCCGGACCAGAGCACCGAGGAGCCGGCTCAGAACACCGAATCGGCCAGCGCGGAACAGACAAGCACCGGCACCTCCTGACCGGGCCGAACGGCCCACCGGACGCGAACTGATTCCCCGGAGCACCAGTCGAGCGCCTCGACTGGTGCTCGGGGTCAGCTCATGCTCGGGTCAGTTCACCGGGGTCCGGCGCGCGAGCATCCTGTGCCACAGCCACCGGGCCGCCGCCGGCACGGTCGCGACCGCTGCCAGCGCGAGCAGGGTGAACGTGGCCAGTCGGCTGCCGGCCAGTGTCAACGGCACCACCATCAGGCACCACCCCGCCAGAATCACCATCCCGCGGGTGGGCGGGCCGAAGCTCGGCTGCTGCGTCGATTGAGTCCGCTCATCGAAGACGTCCTCGGTGACCGGCACCTGGTGCGCCTGAGCGTCGGCCACGGTCAACCCGGCCGCCTTGGCGAACCCGGCCAGACCGCCCAGATCGCCACTGGGGACCCACTGCGCGATCGGTAGGACGAACCGCCACCGGCCACCGTGGTCCACCAGCGCGATCGCCCAGGGCATACCGCCGTCCATCAACCGATGGACAGCCACCACTCCCAGGTGGGCGTCCGACGGGCCGGCCGCCCAGGCGATATGCCCTTGCGGTCCACGCACGCCGATGTTTGTTCCGTCGAACAGCAGCGCGGCACGTCCGGCGAAGGCGCGGCTGCCACCCGGGTAGCGGCCTGGGCGGTAGGCCGCCGTCATCCGCCGGGGGTGACGGTCCCGCAGGTGCTCGAACACCCACCAGAGCCAGGGTTCGAGCACCGCCACGATCGCCCAGAGCAGGCACACCCGCGCCCAGATCGTCTCCGCGAACAGATACGCGCTTCCCAGCCCGCCGATCCAGATCGCGGCCGGTGCAGCGCCGCGCACCACGTGGTTGATCACCGAGCCGGGCCCGGTGTCCTTGCGCCAGGTTTTCAGGCGTTGCTGGCGCCGCTTATGGGCTGCCTGCGGTTTGGCGGCCGTGCCCCGGTAGGGCTGATGGTGCGGCGCTGGGCGGAGCAGACGGATCAGTGCCCGTGGCTGATAGCCCGGGGTAGCCGGGGGCGAGGAGGTGGCCGGCGTACCGGTGGTGATCGGCGCCCGGCTCGGCGGATGCATCACCCCCCGGCGGATGGGTACGCCCAGTACCGCAGCGCCGTCGACGATTCCGGACACCTGCAGTCCCCACACCAACCTGTCCCGAGCGGCCATCGGCCGTTCCCCGGCGATGGTGGCCACCTGCTGGGCGATCTGCAGCTCCGGTTGGCTGAGCCAGTCCGCCACCGCGATCGCGCCCAAACTGTAGCCGTCGGCGTCGCACAGGTGCACCGCACCGAGCTCGTCCTGCAGCGCGAGCCGGGTATAGCGTTCGGCCGGGTCGTAGGCAGTGAGCACGGCTCGCGGCGAGGGCGGCACCACATGCATCAGCCCCGCGATGGGCACCTGGTCGCCGATCACCTCCAGACCGTCAGCAGTGGTGATCTCCATCCGGCCCGGCAGGAACAGCACCCGAGCCGCGCGGGCCCACCGCGCCTGCGGGTGCGCCCGCGGACTGCTGCGCAACTCCACCCGCGCCGAGCTGACGGCGCCGGTCGGCATCGAGGGGCGCTCGAAGTCCCACACCGCCGCGGTGTAGATGCTCACCGCCGCCTCCACCCGCGCGGCGAACTCGGCCACAGCCGCGGCCAGCATCACCCGGCGCAGTCCGGCACCGTAGGCGTAACTGCCCTGCTCCAGGTTCCGGATGGCGTTCAGCAGATGCGCGAGCAGCGGGGTGATCGCTCCCTGGAAGCCGTACACCGCCTCACCGGTGAGCCGAGGCGGCTCCCGGCCCACCCAGACGTCTTCCAGCATCGGTGCCTCACCCCAGGACGGCACCGTCGGTAGCGTGAGCACCGTCGCCTCCTGGGGGGAGAGCTGCCAGGTGTTCAGGGTCGCCACCGCGTGGGCGAGAGCGTGAGCGGCCGGTTCGAACTGCTCGCCGAACTCGCGTTGGTCCGCGGGCAGTAGCTGCAGCAGGTCGGTGATCACCTGCCGGGCCGAGGCCGCCTGCGCGCTCGTCCGCTGGAACGGGTCACCGCGGTCGGCCAGCAGCATCAGGGTGGCTGTGGTCGGGTACTGGGGCGGCACCGGGCGCTGCTCGTTCATCGGTGCCCACGTTATCGGCCCCAGCCGCTCGACCCCGGCCAGCGACATGGGGACTTCGGCCCGTTTCAGCGCTGCTCAGCACCCTCCCGCACCGTCCGGTTGTTGACCGGTGGTACCGGTGTTAGCGTCGAAGTCAGGTCGTCCCGGCGTGCATCGGAACGGCCCCAGGCATCGATCATGTGGACCACGGCGGTCGAGCGATGTTCAGCCCGGCGCTACGGCTCCGCATCATCCAGCGGGCCCCGTCCGTCTCGGACCTGCCCGCGCTTTCCAGCGAAGGAGCAGGACATGGCAACGAACCGAGCAGTCGCGTACAAGGGACCGGGCAAGGTCGAGATCCAGGACATCCCTTACCCCGAGTTCGAGCTCAAGGACGGACCAGGTGTCAACCCGGCGAACGTCGGGCGCAAGGTACCGCACGGCGTGATTCTGAAGACGGTCGCGACCAACATCTGTGGCTCGGACCAGCACATGGTGCGCGGCCGCACCACGGCACCGGCCGACCTCGTCCTCGGCCACGAGATCACCGGCGAGGTCATCGAGCTCGGGTCAGACGTGGAGACCCTGCAGGTCGGTGACATCGTCTCCGTGCCGTTCAACATCGCTTGCGGGCGGTGTAAGAACTGCAAGGAGCGCAAGACCGGTGTCTGCTTGAACGTCAACCCGGACGGGTACGGCAGTGCCTACGGCTACGTGGACATGGGTGGTTGGGTCGGTGGCCAGGCCGAGTACGTGCTGGTGCCCTACGCGGACTTCAACGTGCTGAAGTTCCCGGACCGGGACCAGGCGCTGGCGAAGATGATGGACCTGACCATGCTCTCGGACATCTTTCCCACCGGTTTCCACGGCTGCGTCAGTGCCGGCGTCGGCGTCGGTTCCACGGTCTACATCGCCGGTGCAGGACCGGTCGGGCTGGCCGCTGCGACCGGCGCGTTCCTGCTCGGTGCCGCCGTGGTGATCGTCGGCGACATGAACGCCAAGCGGTTGGAGAAGGCCGCCGCCTTCGGCTGCGAGACCATCGACCTGACCAAGGGCGAACCGGCTGAGCAGATCGAGCAGATCCTCGGCGAACCGGAGGTGGAGTGCGCAGTGGACGCGGTCGGGTTCGAGGCTCATGGCCACGGTGCGGACGCAGGCACGGAGAAGCCGGCCACCGTGCTCAACTCGCTGATGGACATCACCGGCTCCGGTGGGTCGCTGGGCATCATCGGCCTGTACGTCACCGGTGACCCGGGTGCCAGCACGGAGGCCGCGAAGAAGGGCTCGCTGTCCCTGAGCCTGGGCACCGGCTGGGCCAAGTCGTTGGCCTTCGTCACCGGTCAGTGCCCGGTGATGAAGTACCACCGCGGCCTGATGAACGCCATCCTGCACGACCGGGTGAACATCGGGAAGAACGTGAACGCCACGGCGATCAGCCTGGACGAGGCGCCGGCCGGCTACGCCGACTTCGACTCCGGTACGGCGGTGAAGTACGTCCTCAACCCGAACGGATACCTGGACAGCTGAGGATGTGACGGCAGTCGCCGGGTATCCAGGCGTTCCTCGGTGAGGTCATCACCGTCGCGCGGGACCAGATACCCGGCGGCTGCCGTCGTGTCCGGCGGGCAGGCTATCCTGGGCCTCACCTGAGCCGTTCTGCGCACTGAGGGAGAGCCAGGTCACGTCGTGGTGGTTTGCCCCATCTGCCCTGCCTCGCGTAATCTTGGACGGCGGTGCCCCAGTGCACCGCTGCCTGTGCGCGCCGAACGGCGTGGGCTCATGTCTGCGGCTCTGCCGCTTCGATGCGAGCGCGCGGGTGCCCAGATCAACGCGAGCGACAGAGATGAGCAAGAACGTGGTGTACGCGATCGTCAAGGCCGGCGGCCGTCAGGAGAAGGTGTCCGTCGGCGACATCGTCGTCGTGGACCGAGTGAGTTCCGACGCCGGCGAGTCCGTAGAGCTCAAGCCCGTTCTGCTGGTCGACGGGGAGAAGGTGACCTCGGACGCCGACGCGCTGGCCAAGGTCACCGTGACCGCCGAGGTGGTGCGGGACGAGAAGGGCCCGAAGATCTCCATCGTCAAGTACAAGAACAAGACCGGCTACCGCAAGCGTCAGGGTCACCGTCAGCAGCTGACCCGCCTGAAGGTCACCGGCATCAGCTGAGCCGACTGTCAGCTCAGACCAGCTTCTTAGAGACGAAAGGGCCACCATGGCAACGAAGAAGGGCGCAAGCTCCTCCAAGAACGGGCGCGATTCCAATGCACAGCGCCTCGGCGTCAAGCGCTTCGGCGGCGAGCGGGTGAAGGCGGGCGAGATCATCGTGCGCCAGCGGGGCACGCACTTCCACCCGGGCAACCACGTGGGCCGCGGCGGGGACGACACCCTGTTCGCCCTCGAGGGTGGCGCCGTGCAGTTCGGCTCCCGCCGGGGCCGCAAGGTCGTGGACATCGTTCTGGCCGACGCCTGAGTTTTAGTACCTCCGGCGGGGGCGCAGCGGCGAGACGTCGCTGGGCCCCCGCCGTTTTTTCTATCGTCGCCTCCTGGGTAGCCGTCGTCGGCCGAGCAGGTGGGCACTCTCACCGGAGGTGAGGAGATGACCAGCTTCGTCGACCGCGTGCTGCTGCACGCGCATGGGGGCGATGGTGGGAATGGCTGTGCCTCGGTGCGACGAGAGAAGTTCAAGCCGCTCGGCGGACCGGACGGCGCCAACGGCGGGTCCGGCGGAGACGTCGTGCTCGTCGTGGACCCGCAGACCACCACCCTGCTCGACTACCACCACGCTCCGCACCGGCGCGCCACCAGCGGTACCCAGGGCGCCGGTGACATGCGGACCGGGCGTAACGGTGAGGACCTGGAGCTCGCCGTCCCGGACGGCACTGTGGTCAAGGACGGCCGCGGGAACGTCCTGGCCGACCTGGTCGGTGCCGGCAGCAGGTTCGTGGCCGCACAGGGCGGGCGCGGCGGGCTGGGGAACGCGGCGCTGGCGTCCCCACGCCGCAAGGCCCCCGGGTTCGCGCTGCTCGGCGAGCCCGGCCAGGAGCACGATCTGGTGCTCGAGCTGAAGACCGTCGCCGATGTCGCCCTGGTCGGGTATCCCAGCGCCGGAAAGTCATCTCTGGTTGCGGCGCTCTCGGCGGCACGGCCGAAGATCGCCGACTACCCGTTCACCACGCTGGTGCCCAACCTCGGCGTGGTGCAGGCCGGTGAGCAGCGGTTCACCGTGGCCGACGTCCCTGGTCTGATCCCCGGCGCCAGCGAGGGCAAGGGCCTCGGTCTGGAGTTCCTCCGGCACATCGAACGGTGCGCGGTGATCGTGCACGTCCTCGACTGCGCCACCCTGGAGCCCGGGCGTGACCCGATCAGCGACCTGGACGTGATCGAGGCTGAGCTGGCCGCCTACGCCGCGGACCTGGAGATCAGCGGCGGGCGCACGCCACTGACCGAACG is a genomic window of Ruania zhangjianzhongii containing:
- the rpmA gene encoding 50S ribosomal protein L27, whose protein sequence is MATKKGASSSKNGRDSNAQRLGVKRFGGERVKAGEIIVRQRGTHFHPGNHVGRGGDDTLFALEGGAVQFGSRRGRKVVDIVLADA
- the rplU gene encoding 50S ribosomal protein L21 — translated: MSKNVVYAIVKAGGRQEKVSVGDIVVVDRVSSDAGESVELKPVLLVDGEKVTSDADALAKVTVTAEVVRDEKGPKISIVKYKNKTGYRKRQGHRQQLTRLKVTGIS
- a CDS encoding ribonuclease E/G; this encodes MSEEQNTAEAAAQDAQAQSAPRARRSRRATAPVTAPEPAATAPEPGATAPPETAAEQSGHTADSSAAGHEQGAAAESALVETPVQEAAAPARTTRSRRSSRPRRATAEASAPQSEPTGSDAATTSAAERDAGHPPADVADAVETAAQTTPPESADEPQNAKKRRRSTKAKAAEEMAPSLDVFAAFGVQPDTEPAPARDGSAEELAIDIDLPERETEDSDEDSTDETDEEESEDDAPRLPATALLFQAPDITGSRRRGPRSTGSEESGAQSTGATASQGDDSDGDAEDGGDGSTSTGDDSGSSGAGKRRRRRGGRGRRKSPGSGDGNDANDGDAAHDSDGTSGESSGSTAADEQSAKDAGKEPGKGGQAGKAEKKDTASAESSADSGGGDSTEESNGSSSRRRRRRRGGRGSRSENGGSGGDEVTALKGSTRLEAKRQRRKEGRNANRRRSVITEAEFLARRESVERSMVVRARDGKTQIAVLEDDVLVEHYVARKSQTSMVGNVYLGRVQNVLPSMEAAFVDLGKGRNAVLYAGEVNWDAAGLEGQPRRIEEALHSGDSILVQVTKDPIGHKGARLTAQVTLAGRYLVLVPSGAMTGISRKLPDTERARLKKLLKEIVPDGQGVIVRTAAEGASEEELRLDVDRLTKQWADIQTKVGRKSTSAPTLLKGEPELATRVVRDVFNEDFKSLVVSGVEAWRTISGYIESVAPDLTDRISEWTEEKDVFASHRIDEQLAKAMDRKVFLPSGGSLVIDRTEAMTVVDVNTGKFTGSGGTLEETVTRNNLEAAEEIVRQLRLRDIGGIIVIDFIDMVLEANRDLVLRRLTECLGRDRTRHQVAEVTSLGLVQMTRKRVGQGLVEAFSENCEHCNGRGIIVHSEPVESRSGGSEAGAGSDGSRSGRRRKSKSEAKATATPAEPEVDDEQRAQVKATLATIAAAAAHAHESEEAKVDAPPSPTAEGADTDGGRPATPAADEAVRTDDAAPAASSEPRGADQPQQAGPDQGAEARNEEPDQGADQARSAAPAQGADQAPSAAPDQASTPEAEPDQSTEEPAQNTESASAEQTSTGTS
- the obgE gene encoding GTPase ObgE, which codes for MTSFVDRVLLHAHGGDGGNGCASVRREKFKPLGGPDGANGGSGGDVVLVVDPQTTTLLDYHHAPHRRATSGTQGAGDMRTGRNGEDLELAVPDGTVVKDGRGNVLADLVGAGSRFVAAQGGRGGLGNAALASPRRKAPGFALLGEPGQEHDLVLELKTVADVALVGYPSAGKSSLVAALSAARPKIADYPFTTLVPNLGVVQAGEQRFTVADVPGLIPGASEGKGLGLEFLRHIERCAVIVHVLDCATLEPGRDPISDLDVIEAELAAYAADLEISGGRTPLTERPQLVVLNKIDVPEARDLAELVRPDLEARGLRVLEISTASHEGLRPLTFALAELVQTAREAEPAPDPTRIVMRPKAAGDAGFTVTRRSTDHVYYLVRGDKPERWVRQTNFANDEAVGYLADRLARIGVEQKLFAAGAQAGDEVVIGDGPNGVVFDWEPTMSTGAELLGGPRGSDLRLEERHRPTRSEKREQFHERMDAKAAARDELWAEGEDSGS
- the fdhA gene encoding formaldehyde dehydrogenase, glutathione-independent, translating into MATNRAVAYKGPGKVEIQDIPYPEFELKDGPGVNPANVGRKVPHGVILKTVATNICGSDQHMVRGRTTAPADLVLGHEITGEVIELGSDVETLQVGDIVSVPFNIACGRCKNCKERKTGVCLNVNPDGYGSAYGYVDMGGWVGGQAEYVLVPYADFNVLKFPDRDQALAKMMDLTMLSDIFPTGFHGCVSAGVGVGSTVYIAGAGPVGLAAATGAFLLGAAVVIVGDMNAKRLEKAAAFGCETIDLTKGEPAEQIEQILGEPEVECAVDAVGFEAHGHGADAGTEKPATVLNSLMDITGSGGSLGIIGLYVTGDPGASTEAAKKGSLSLSLGTGWAKSLAFVTGQCPVMKYHRGLMNAILHDRVNIGKNVNATAISLDEAPAGYADFDSGTAVKYVLNPNGYLDS